From Podospora bellae-mahoneyi strain CBS 112042 chromosome 5, whole genome shotgun sequence:
tcatcatcatcagctgctgctgctgttgccgctgccgctgccgctgcttcACAGTCTTCGCAAACAACAGCTGTCCAACCATCACCTGCTCTTGCCGCCGTCAACGGCGTAAAACGACCCAGTTCTGTAACACTACCTGGAGCCCCCAATCCTAAACGGTCCTCTCCCAGTCCCACTGCTACAGCTGTCGTCGTGGCCgccccatcttcttcctcaacaacaacactacagcagcagccaaggcCACCAATACCCGACCAGCCCCACTTGGGGCCGTTTACCGTGCcaaggcaacaacaacaacatcacccaccaccgcagTATACCGATCCGACGACGATATCGCTTTTATCATCAGCCAGTCACAGTCACGGAATCGACACGGGTTCGGGTCCTGGTGTTGATGCGGCCATGGGGGGGGCTGGGCATCATgatgcccaccaccaccaccaccaccatccacatCACCATGTGCAAGTGACGGATGTGTACCAGCCTATTGATCCGCAGATTATACAATCTTCTttgcaccatcatcatcatcatcatcatcatcatcatcatcatccccatcatcagcagcagcagcagcatcacgaTGACGGATTGGTGCACCCGGGGTATTTGTTAGGGGATGTGCACCacccgcatcatcatcatcaggaGCATGATGAGACGGATGCGTTTCAGGCGTTGATTAACGCTggggcggaagaggaggaggtggaggaggaagaggttgtgggcaggaggacgagggaggaggtggaggaggcggtggataGAGATTTGGAGATGTTGATTGAGGAGccggttgaggaggatgaaggaaaggggagaggggggaaggaggaggggagtttGAGTCCTAAGGGGGAGGTGCCAGCTACGCCTGTGCCGACCGAGGtcggggatgagggggggagggttgggtaGAGTGAAGGCGGACAAGGTGGGTAAATATGTTGGATTTTGTTAACATAGCaacaaaaagggggttggcggttggGAAAATAGAGTTTTGGGGATTCAGGGGGTCGGTTAACTACCTTGTGATTTTTTGGCTACGAATATTTTCACGGGATGATGAACTTAACATTTTATAATAGAGATTATTCATGAATTATGTTGTGTTGCTTCGCTGGGGGTATCTTGCTCATGGTGGTTGGATATGGAAgagatgggggttggttggcgGGTTCCAAACTCAGCCTCGAAGTCTTTTCCCAAGTCGTgtaccaccaacccaccatccTAACTACTTCTTTCATGCTAAAATGTTTCTCAATATTGTCTGTACACTTGTTACCGACACTTCGTGGGAAAAGCGCAAATGTCTTGtaccacccaccatcccaactcCCTCTTCCACGCTAAAATTCTTCCAGATCGAGAGCATCGAGTACAGATAATTGAAATAAGAGCATCATCCTCGTTAATATCAAACCGTCGTTACATGCATTTGAGATGCTACACACGCCTCAGAGTTCTGGATGCCAGGAAGGTTGGGCGTCTGTTTTTCAATGATGATATCAATCAACAATGTCGACAAAGGTGATATACACACTATCTTGCCCATCGCAAGCGATCTTCTCTCATAAATACCTCTGGCTTGTAGGCAGCATTATGCAAGATGGACATAGTAACACTCCAGGCACAAGACCTTATCAATATTATCTGCTCTAGGAATCTGCATACCCGTATGAGAGCACCTTCACTAACTAGTAACATATGATGTAAATTAGAACCGTTGAATCGGTTGGTTGGCCCATGTACTGAGGACTGGTTGAACTTAGCTTTGATATTGTACATGGTATTGATGCTGCTTGAAACGAATACCTATCTCGTTCATGCAACCCAGCTTTATACATCTCTATCGTATTCCACTCCTGAGTAGACATCATGCACAACACACATTGACCGCTGCATAATACCACAGGAGAGACTGTCATTACTTTAACATCTTTTATTACCACATTTGCCATGTATATAACACGCAAAGAATCTAGGTATCAACACCCCATGCTCATGCAACAACCCCCGGTGTTCCATCACTTTTATCTacagcccccttttccagcccCCTTTACCGCCTGGGCATACCCCTTCCacgccccctcccaccaagtGCCCTCTGCGCATCACCAGGACGCAGAGCAGCACCTGGGGCTTGAGGAGCCGCGCTCTCCTCGTTTCTAATCGTCTCATCCACGCCCAAAATCAAGCACGCAGCCTCCGTGGCAGCCTGAATAGCATTGATCTTGACCAGCGCAGGCTCCCAAACAAATCTCTCCATCATGTCTGTTGTGCCCTCGTTGACAAAGTCAACACCCGCCCAGGTGTTGCCCCTTCTGTGCTCAACTCTGAGTCTGTTGAGGATATCAGTCGCGTCGAACCCGGCGTTGTCGCAGAGCTGGCGGGGGATGACCTCCATGGCCTTGGCGAAGCTCTTGATGATAGCTTGCTGCTTGTGGGCTACGTCGCGATCGGCGAACCGATGGAGGTAGGCGGAAATCTCCATTTCTgtggcaccaccaccgccaacaatAGTCTTGTTGCGGATGGCGCGCTTGACAATCATGAGGGCGTCGTGGAGAGAGCGCTCAACCTCGGCGATGAACTGCTCAGCACCACCTCGGAGGACAAGAGTGCAGGTCTTGGCGGAGGGGCAGCCCTCAAAGAAGTTGAAGCGCTCGCCGCCGATTTGTCTCTCGTCGAAGGACTCGCATGTGCCGAGATGCTCGGCGCGGATGTCGGAGCAGGTGCTCTGGATAGTGGCGCCGGTGGCTTGAACAACACGCTCCATATCATCGGCGGACACACGACCAGCGCAGAAGATGTCGCAATCAGCGAAGTATTGGGTAGCCAAGTCACCAAtggggagcttggagaggacAACCTTGGCACCGGTCTCATGCAGGGCTtcgagcttcttgaagaTGATTTGCCATTCGGCGTCGACGATGGCTTGGTACTCGGATACGTGCTCGACGCGGACCTCGGCGttgtccttctcggccttgagctCAAGCTCGACGTTCAGGCAGACaatcttgggcttcttgaagGACTTGGGCTGCTGCTCGAAACCGGCGTAGGAGAAGGTCTTCTTGAAGGCGACACCGTTTACGAAGAGGGAGTCGGTAAGGGAACCGCCGGGGATCTTCTTGATGCCTATTAACTTTTCGTTGAGGTCTTCTTGAtcgagggagaggacggcGTCGACGACCACTAATGAGAGAAACAAGATATTAGTACCCCTGCCCTGCTGCTGGCTATTGTGAATCCAGAAAAGGGGGCCTCACTCTTTGTGAAGAACTCGGTGTTACGCTTGATAAGCTTGCTGGTCATGGCGGTGGCAGCGAGCTTCTCGAGTGTGTCTCTCCTGTTGCCCTCGGTTGTGTTGACAgcaatctccttgatcttgttcaCCGCCATGGTCGACGCTCTCCTGAGAcccttgatgatgatctgTGAGCTGACCCCATTCTCAACAtgctccttgacctccttgagGATCTCGCCGGCGAGAACAACGACGGAGGTAGTACCGTCACCGACTTCGGCGTCTTGTGACCGGGCAATATCGACGAGGATGCGGGCGGCGGGGTGGACAATGTCCAGGAGCTTCATGACGGTGGCACCATCATTGGTGATGGTCTGCTTGCCGTTGGCATCGACCATGAGGAGATCACCGCCATAGGGGCCGAGAGTAGACTTTATCGTGGCCTGAACGGCGAGACAGGCGTTGATATTGGAGATGATCTGGCCCTTGCCCTGAGAGGTGTCGGTCCCTGCGCAACAACACAAGCATCGAGTcagtgggggaggggacaaCGGTGAGCGGAtcgggaaggaggggttgttttCTAACCCTCTTTCAGGACAATGATGGTGGGTGTTTGGCCTCCGAAAGACATCTTGTGGCCGGTGTGTGAAGGATGGGTCTCTTTGGTCTGGTCGTGACGGAACTACAAGAGTCGTTGCAaagggggtgtggtggtgggtggaaCGCGCGCCGTTGGGGGGGTAATTTGATTATTTCGTGGAGCTTCCCGGCCTTTGGGTCCAGAGCTCCCAAAAAAATATCGAAGCCTTGCTGCACTCCGCCTGCCAGCGACTGCCAGAGACGCTTGGACGCTGTAGCCAGAGACGCTTGGACGCTGTAGCCTGTGCACGGGCCACCTCCTGAGTTGTTTGACCTCTTAAAGGTCACATGTTTTGTCATGTGAGCTCCTCCAAGAGAACCCCACTCCCCAGAAGCTGATTTCTCTGCTCCACTTCCCCCGGAGTTTAGGATGAGACACCTGCAGGGCCAACCTGACTTTGACTACTGACGTTACGTACCAGTCACTGTACactctctccctcaccacaaaataaCTGAGATACTAAAGTAGGTTAATGTAAGTTGAAGCATAGTCTATAGGCCTATCAACCTACTTTTGATATATAATTTATAGTATAGTATGGGTTAACTTACTTTAGAGttcaattattttgtgggCAGGGGGACTCTCTACGCAAGCAGGATCACGCAATCAACACAAAAGAGACAAGCCATGTCATTGTAAGAGTAACCAACATTTCCCATCATTATCCAACCAAAACCCATTACCCAAGATACCCAATCCAATTTTCCCAATCCCATCATTATATCTTCCCTGAATCGGAGCCCAGGGCActcttctcaacaacctgaACTGACGACTCATCAGTCGCTTGCTTTTGATccgccttctcaacatcTGGGCCTGTggctttcctcctccaccaagcccTCTGGTCAGTGATGTCTTGGCTGGAATTGCTCTGATTATCCGGATCGGTAGAGCGGAACTGGAGAACGTTCGGCTGCGAGCTTAGCTCCCTGCCTCGTCGGAATGTCAACGTAGCAGTCAGTCTTTCCTCGAAAGCTGAGCTGAAGACGAACATGTTCGGAAAGAAGCGCCGGAAGAAGGCTCGGAGTGATGGGAGACAGGCGCAGACGATTCCAATGTCCATTTCGACGATGCTAAATGTTGTCagcccaacccatccacGGATTCCACTTCTTGCCAGTACTCACCACCAAATCAAGTTTTTGACATAATGCCGTGAAATATCCATTTCGTTGGCTCCCGTCATCGCAGTCACCATGCGCATGGTGCTCACACCGCAGACACTGTAAACTGTTAGCCCCCTGAGTTTTTCCTACACAGCCCTCCCCACAAACAACAAGCAATGACTGGAAGAGAACTTACAAACCACCCGCCATCAAAATgcccaccacacccaccttCCTCCTAATCCCCACCCTCAAATCCCATAGCATCCAAATCGGCATCACCAAAATTATGAAATCCGTCGCCATGTTCAGTATATTAGCCGAATCAAACACCGCCTGCTGGTTGATGCACGTGCCCCCCTCAATCGTCCAGTCCCAGTAATACTGCATCGGTTTGCATATGTACAGAAACAGAAACGCGTTGGGGATGGTGTACCCAACCACAAAAAACATGACCACGTAAACCGCTATCCGGAACTTgtggttggcggtggcgaAGCGGAGGTAGAAGGACAGAATGGACATCTTgacgaagagggtggtgaggttgtagGTCATGGCGCCGCCGATCATGCCGAGCTTCATCATGAATTGAaacttggggaaggggaggtccCAGATGTGGTTTCCCATGCCGAGCGTGGTTTCTGTTTTCGGGGGTTCAGCTTTGTTTGAtcaggatgatggtggttgtcTTTAGAGACAAAAGACGTACGGATGATGCAGACGGTCGAGTTGGCAATGGTGAAGAGCTATCAGTAGTGGTCAGTTGCCATGTCTGTCATGATTAAAACAAGGGGTGTCCGTACAAACGCGACGATTACCAAGTCTGTCCATCACCAAGGTCAGCAAACTAGGTAGGTGTGTGGGTTGTATGAAGGGAGATCTCACAATCATCTGGATGCCATTTTCGAATGATATGGCTGGCTGTGTACAACCTCGGGACCAAAAAGCATAGCGCAAGAACTGGaaacaccacagcaacaataACGAGTCTGTAGCCGATCGACTCGGGGTTGTCGTAGTTCGGTATTGGAGCTGCGGGATCCATCTTTACTATCCTGACCTAGCCTCACCGCACGCGTCTTCTTGTTGGTAATGTCGGCACCACAGTCTTCAGCAACAATCTGGGTTGTCCGTGTTCGTATAGTCGATAATAAACGAGTGTCAGATCTTCTCTCCCACCTCAAGCAAACCGGCAAGTCGTCACTCAAATCTAAACACAATATATCCTCAATAAAATCCCCAAAAGATTGACAAGAAGTTACAAAGTGAGTAGAACCTGAACTCTCCTCATGTCCCATCTCAGCGGGAACCACCCACCCTAAGTACTACACTAAACGAGCCCATCCGTCCAAATCCCCCAGCCAAATCCCCCAGCCGCACCCCCCTACCCAtgtccatcatccccaagaTCTCCAGACCGGTCCCTCCCTCTCGATCTCTTGACGTAACATAACGCCATCTCATTCCATTCATCCCTTCTTTGCCTGCCGCAGAAAACAACCCCAATTCCTTCACAACCAAACAATTTGCAATTAATGCGCAGCACCATCGGCACTAACCCCCGGCAGGGGatagcctccttctccggcaCCCCGGCACCCCCGGTCCGGACCCGGTAGGATCACCTACCCCGATTTGATCCACCAAGCGAGCAAGCCAAACGGGCTTGTTGGTTCGCTAAGGGATTTTCTGGGAATTTTAGAGAGAGGAGGGTCTGTGATTCGGGGAAAGAACCAAAGAGCAAGccacctcctcagccttgggTTATGAGGATTTCGCGGACACGATGCTTGGCTCATGGTGGGCTGATTATACGATGGGAAACGAATGATGCGAGTTAAGTATCAACGCAGACGTTCCTCTCGAAGATTTAATTAATGGATGAGTCTGGATGCAGATTGCCGCTGGCGACGACAACTAGAAGATGCATGCTTGATGTATTCTTTGGCCCATGGCAAAGAGATTTTGAGGCTGCAGATGTTCAAAATCATTTGACCAGAAA
This genomic window contains:
- the CCT7 gene encoding T-complex protein 1 subunit eta (COG:O; EggNog:ENOG503NVKZ), producing MSFGGQTPTIIVLKEGTDTSQGKGQIISNINACLAVQATIKSTLGPYGGDLLMVDANGKQTITNDGATVMKLLDIVHPAARILVDIARSQDAEVGDGTTSVVVLAGEILKEVKEHVENGVSSQIIIKGLRRASTMAVNKIKEIAVNTTEGNRRDTLEKLAATAMTSKLIKRNTEFFTKMVVDAVLSLDQEDLNEKLIGIKKIPGGSLTDSLFVNGVAFKKTFSYAGFEQQPKSFKKPKIVCLNVELELKAEKDNAEVRVEHVSEYQAIVDAEWQIIFKKLEALHETGAKVVLSKLPIGDLATQYFADCDIFCAGRVSADDMERVVQATGATIQSTCSDIRAEHLGTCESFDERQIGGERFNFFEGCPSAKTCTLVLRGGAEQFIAEVERSLHDALMIVKRAIRNKTIVGGGGATEMEISAYLHRFADRDVAHKQQAIIKSFAKAMEVIPRQLCDNAGFDATDILNRLRVEHRRGNTWAGVDFVNEGTTDMMERFVWEPALVKINAIQAATEAACLILGVDETIRNEESAAPQAPGAALRPGDAQRALGGRGRGRGMPRR
- a CDS encoding hypothetical protein (EggNog:ENOG503PEAS; COG:S), whose amino-acid sequence is MDPAAPIPNYDNPESIGYRLVIVAVVFPVLALCFLVPRLYTASHIIRKWHPDDYLVIVAFLFTIANSTVCIIQTTLGMGNHIWDLPFPKFQFMMKLGMIGGAMTYNLTTLFVKMSILSFYLRFATANHKFRIAVYVVMFFVVGYTIPNAFLFLYICKPMQYYWDWTIEGGTCINQQAVFDSANILNMATDFIILVMPIWMLWDLRVGIRRKVGVVGILMAGVYSVCGVSTMRMVTAMTGANEMDISRHYVKNLIWCIVEMDIGIVCACLPSLRAFFRRFFPNMFVFSSAFEERLTATLTFRRGRELSSQPNVLQFRSTDPDNQSNSSQDITDQRAWWRRKATGPDVEKADQKQATDESSVQVVEKSALGSDSGKI